The Enterococcus rotai genome includes a window with the following:
- a CDS encoding sensor histidine kinase, with protein sequence MKTRTKTFLFTSVVIAIVITFSFGLLYYFLPIVYENDKRERAFSSALKIINEVENQPIERIHEIMRQEEKSQEDTFWIMKNSNQQIIYPSEVSKTIDDNSELVIAKQTSIKPLIKTTVKDSEGDKYIIEVSMFYESIKEVKEALLKIYPYILGGSFLVGGIGAYIYSYWATRRVHSISNRTKKMVVLEEPVDYVVKGKDEISDLENNIQFLYLSLLENIQSLNLELEKSNAVEHSKSEFMRIASHELKTPITAMLGIIEGMILNVGRFKDRDYYLNVCKEILESQSQLVQDVLFISKLESVEKFEPSKEVFSLTDLTNETLAFFELMSIQRKLTFEVKLAEVVVESNREEIKRIITNLLNNAVKYTKESGVVSVTLTSEMLVIGNQCTPLEQEEIDKIFLPFYRPDYARARKDGGTGLGLYIVSQLSLKNELPFNFKPMENKKGMVFTLELSSIVKSLE encoded by the coding sequence ATGAAAACAAGAACGAAAACATTTCTATTTACCTCTGTAGTCATTGCGATTGTTATTACATTTAGTTTCGGACTGCTTTATTACTTCTTGCCTATAGTCTATGAAAATGATAAAAGGGAGAGAGCCTTCTCCAGTGCTCTGAAGATCATTAATGAGGTGGAAAACCAACCAATTGAAAGAATCCATGAGATAATGAGGCAAGAGGAAAAAAGTCAAGAAGATACATTCTGGATAATGAAGAACTCAAACCAACAGATTATTTATCCTTCAGAAGTAAGTAAAACGATTGACGACAATAGTGAATTAGTGATTGCTAAACAAACTTCCATTAAACCTCTCATAAAAACTACAGTAAAGGACTCAGAAGGAGATAAATATATAATTGAGGTTAGCATGTTTTACGAAAGCATCAAAGAAGTAAAAGAAGCGTTACTAAAAATTTATCCGTATATTCTGGGGGGGAGCTTTTTAGTCGGAGGGATTGGTGCGTATATCTATTCCTATTGGGCAACTAGAAGAGTACATAGTATAAGTAATAGAACAAAAAAAATGGTTGTTTTAGAAGAGCCGGTCGACTACGTTGTCAAAGGGAAAGACGAGATTAGTGATTTGGAAAACAATATTCAATTTCTATATCTTTCGTTGCTAGAAAACATCCAATCATTGAATCTAGAATTAGAAAAAAGTAATGCAGTAGAGCATTCAAAGTCTGAATTTATGAGAATTGCATCTCATGAGTTAAAGACCCCGATAACGGCGATGCTAGGAATAATTGAAGGGATGATTTTGAATGTAGGACGTTTTAAAGATCGTGATTATTATTTGAACGTATGTAAAGAAATATTAGAATCACAAAGTCAATTAGTTCAGGATGTTTTATTTATCTCGAAATTAGAAAGTGTGGAAAAATTTGAACCTTCAAAGGAAGTTTTTTCGCTGACAGATTTAACGAATGAAACACTCGCATTCTTCGAATTAATGTCTATTCAAAGAAAATTGACTTTCGAAGTGAAGTTGGCAGAGGTAGTGGTTGAAAGCAATAGAGAAGAGATAAAAAGGATCATTACCAATCTTTTGAATAACGCAGTGAAGTATACGAAAGAAAGCGGGGTTGTCAGTGTCACTCTAACATCTGAAATGTTGGTGATTGGGAATCAATGTACACCTTTGGAACAAGAAGAGATTGATAAAATATTTTTACCTTTTTACCGTCCTGACTATGCCCGCGCAAGAAAAGATGGAGGAACGGGTTTGGGGTTGTATATAGTTTCTCAATTATCTTTAAAAAATGAGTTGCCATTTAATTTTAAACCTATGGAAAATAAAAAAGGGATGGTCTTCACGTTAGAGTTATCATCAATTGTCAAATCATTAGAATAA
- a CDS encoding tyrosine-type recombinase/integrase produces the protein MARGENIYKRKDGRWEGRYPKARKADGSIYYGYIYGRSYRAVREQLLEKRILHTLEKSSFQKQFKGSFETWAIIWLNQLMKENIKESTYASYQNKLTLHVLPVIGKTPLHRVDKKQLEQLINQLKDKLSPASIHIVFRLVKSCLKAARDRGYLYINPAEQVTLPKIQKEQVPALNRQQHTQILNESKKNIKGLPIVLALETGMRIGEISALKWEDVDFDQQVIHVRRTKQRIFDYANNASKTKLIETAPKTTRAKRVIPLTPCLKEQLIWAKSQANSSYVVENHGKSVEPRTISYRFERIKTKVGLLNIGFHSLRHTFATRCVELGISINTVSALLGHASIKMTLDTYTYSFLEDQRKAMETLAVFSS, from the coding sequence TTGGCAAGAGGCGAAAACATATACAAAAGAAAAGATGGACGTTGGGAAGGACGCTATCCCAAAGCAAGAAAAGCTGATGGTTCTATCTACTATGGATATATATACGGGCGATCATATCGAGCGGTTCGAGAACAGCTTTTAGAAAAAAGAATTCTGCATACGCTAGAAAAAAGTTCATTCCAAAAACAATTCAAAGGGTCTTTTGAGACTTGGGCGATTATTTGGTTGAACCAATTAATGAAAGAAAATATTAAAGAAAGTACCTATGCAAGCTATCAAAATAAACTTACTTTACACGTATTACCCGTTATTGGTAAGACTCCCTTACATCGTGTGGATAAAAAACAGCTAGAACAGTTGATTAATCAACTCAAAGACAAACTATCACCAGCTTCTATCCACATTGTCTTTCGATTAGTCAAAAGCTGCTTGAAAGCAGCAAGAGACCGGGGCTATTTATATATAAATCCAGCTGAACAAGTTACATTACCTAAAATTCAAAAAGAACAGGTTCCTGCGCTAAACCGCCAACAACATACTCAAATCTTGAATGAAAGCAAGAAAAACATTAAAGGACTACCAATTGTACTTGCTTTAGAAACGGGCATGCGTATTGGAGAAATAAGTGCATTGAAATGGGAAGATGTCGATTTTGATCAACAAGTTATCCATGTACGTAGAACGAAGCAACGTATATTTGACTATGCTAATAATGCATCCAAAACAAAATTGATTGAAACTGCGCCTAAAACAACACGTGCTAAGCGTGTTATTCCATTAACACCTTGTTTGAAAGAACAACTTATTTGGGCTAAGAGTCAGGCGAATTCCTCTTATGTTGTCGAAAATCATGGGAAATCTGTAGAACCAAGAACGATCAGCTATCGATTTGAACGAATCAAAACCAAAGTAGGTTTATTAAATATTGGTTTTCATTCATTGCGCCATACATTTGCCACACGTTGTGTAGAACTTGGTATAAGTATCAATACAGTTAGTGCTCTATTAGGACATGCATCAATAAAAATGACACTAGATACATATACCTATTCATTTCTTGAAGATCAACGTAAAGCAATGGAAACTTTAGCTGTTTTCTCATCTTAA
- a CDS encoding winged helix-turn-helix domain-containing protein, with protein sequence MYKLGILKNGDRAQSTFVDEIIACSNFKTSLFNCVNSNEEMFSEMNIILIVENPTFGFESICESILELRKSFQGIVWILSEEISDFNQMIYYQLGVDGISSIDNNKGIFLLQLENLLKHTSNKEEVKEESKRNAEQKKDFALNEGSLSLIVKDGFEISLTKLEFLVLRELFIHTGETLSYEEIYRKIWVEKKNDKTADAKFRQYRITNIIFHLRKKFEEAPGSPEYIKTIRSRGYKLDLK encoded by the coding sequence ATGTACAAGTTAGGAATTTTAAAAAATGGAGATAGAGCGCAAAGTACATTTGTGGATGAGATCATTGCGTGTTCTAACTTTAAAACTTCGTTATTCAACTGTGTAAATAGTAATGAAGAAATGTTCTCAGAAATGAACATCATTCTTATTGTGGAAAACCCAACTTTTGGGTTTGAATCTATCTGTGAATCTATTTTGGAATTGAGAAAATCTTTTCAAGGTATTGTTTGGATATTATCAGAAGAAATTTCTGACTTTAATCAAATGATTTACTATCAATTAGGAGTAGATGGGATTTCGAGTATAGACAATAATAAAGGGATTTTTCTATTACAACTAGAAAATCTATTGAAACATACAAGTAACAAAGAAGAGGTGAAAGAAGAGTCAAAAAGAAATGCTGAACAAAAAAAAGACTTCGCTCTAAATGAAGGTAGCTTGAGCTTAATAGTAAAAGATGGTTTTGAAATTTCTTTAACAAAATTGGAGTTTCTTGTCTTACGAGAATTATTTATTCATACAGGTGAAACCTTATCTTACGAAGAAATTTATAGAAAAATTTGGGTAGAGAAAAAGAATGATAAAACAGCAGATGCAAAATTTAGACAATATAGAATCACCAATATCATTTTTCATCTACGGAAAAAATTTGAAGAAGCACCAGGAAGTCCTGAATACATAAAGACAATTCGTTCTAGAGGGTACAAATTGGATCTTAAGTGA
- a CDS encoding DUF916 and DUF3324 domain-containing protein, with product MKTNKFIYLALFVSLFLFLFPVQSMAEDDNLGYSVSAILNGKQIDPEKSYFYIQTTPGEQQELAVTIKSTKEAPVNVKVSVQDAFTGNKGTVEYTSDKELLDSTLTNPMSSILKVETPKVTVENFGATEAKFTLTPPSESYQGVKMGTLVFEVDDSEEDAGPVGTEFSYRIGILTSETGEEYENSQTLNLLDAKSMLLRGKKMILATLQNPEPKVLSRLAITAELKNKETGKVMKKEQVENYALAPNSKFDFEMDWGTSNIPAGKYVLKMVAKSPYNDWQFEKEFTITGEQAKSMNDQSAFKIITPTWIKGATILCLSLTIGVTGTLLVRRKKMEAEWERRRKRRKRKKKKEGK from the coding sequence ATGAAAACAAATAAATTTATATATTTAGCTTTGTTTGTGAGTCTGTTTCTATTTCTATTTCCCGTTCAATCAATGGCAGAGGATGATAACTTGGGATACAGCGTTTCAGCAATTCTGAATGGAAAACAAATTGACCCAGAAAAAAGTTACTTTTATATTCAAACAACACCAGGAGAGCAACAAGAATTAGCTGTAACAATAAAAAGTACGAAAGAAGCCCCCGTTAATGTAAAAGTTTCTGTTCAGGATGCATTTACTGGAAACAAAGGAACGGTTGAATATACATCAGACAAGGAGTTACTTGATTCGACGTTAACTAATCCTATGAGCAGTATTCTCAAAGTTGAAACACCCAAAGTAACTGTAGAAAACTTTGGCGCAACTGAAGCGAAATTTACTCTAACGCCACCGAGTGAAAGTTATCAAGGCGTTAAAATGGGGACATTGGTTTTTGAAGTAGATGACTCAGAAGAAGATGCAGGCCCAGTAGGTACTGAATTTTCTTATCGAATTGGTATTTTGACTTCAGAGACAGGTGAAGAATACGAAAATTCTCAAACGTTGAATTTACTTGATGCAAAATCTATGCTTTTGCGAGGTAAAAAAATGATTTTAGCAACATTACAGAACCCAGAGCCAAAAGTTCTATCTAGATTAGCGATCACTGCTGAATTAAAAAATAAAGAGACTGGTAAGGTAATGAAAAAAGAGCAAGTTGAAAATTATGCTTTAGCACCCAACAGTAAATTTGACTTTGAGATGGATTGGGGAACTTCTAATATACCGGCAGGTAAATATGTTTTGAAGATGGTTGCCAAAAGTCCCTATAATGATTGGCAATTTGAAAAAGAATTTACAATCACCGGAGAACAGGCTAAAAGTATGAACGATCAGAGCGCTTTTAAAATTATAACACCGACATGGATTAAGGGCGCTACGATTTTATGTCTGAGTTTAACGATTGGGGTAACTGGAACACTTCTAGTGAGAAGGAAAAAAATGGAAGCAGAATGGGAGCGAAGACGTAAAAGAAGGAAAAGGAAGAAAAAGAAAGAAGGGAAATAA
- a CDS encoding DUF916 and DUF3324 domain-containing protein, whose amino-acid sequence MRKNHFYPVVVFLIFLFIHPVDGFSAEDVSSVISDFSYEILYPENQKDKTLGYYDLLMKQGEEQQIQLQLNNASNQPMQVAIAISSAKTNGNGVVTFGPNDIKTDASLKHDLAKLMTAPEKVTIAPNDHTVVDFTISVPDEAFDGYIAGGIQLKPIVKEQTSIKKDQVILNKFAFVIGVLLSESEIQYVQPDLQLNDVSLKLKNARYTLFANISNTKSNFAEDLMAKIKIRKKGEKKAFLEVEKEKMRMAPNSMMELPIFLEDQKVTAGEYAADVELKSKNGQSWKWVRNFALSKLEAERINKQKSIQDEVPRNHWWLILGILFIFLVVGGLCFLYFKKISK is encoded by the coding sequence ATGAGAAAAAATCATTTTTACCCAGTTGTTGTTTTTCTGATCTTTTTATTTATTCATCCAGTCGATGGTTTTTCGGCAGAGGACGTGTCTAGTGTAATCAGCGATTTTTCCTATGAAATTCTTTATCCTGAAAATCAGAAAGATAAAACTCTTGGGTATTATGACTTGTTGATGAAACAAGGAGAAGAACAGCAGATTCAATTGCAACTCAATAATGCATCGAATCAACCAATGCAAGTGGCAATAGCAATAAGTAGTGCTAAAACTAACGGAAATGGTGTAGTAACATTTGGACCAAATGATATTAAGACGGATGCTTCTTTAAAGCACGATTTAGCTAAATTAATGACTGCTCCTGAGAAAGTTACGATAGCTCCAAATGACCATACAGTAGTTGATTTTACTATTTCAGTACCTGATGAAGCCTTCGATGGGTATATTGCTGGGGGGATTCAGTTGAAACCCATCGTAAAAGAGCAAACTTCAATAAAAAAAGACCAAGTGATTTTGAATAAATTTGCTTTTGTCATAGGTGTACTACTAAGTGAATCTGAAATTCAATATGTACAACCAGATCTCCAATTGAATGATGTCTCATTAAAGTTGAAAAATGCAAGATATACTTTGTTTGCTAATATATCGAACACCAAAAGTAATTTTGCAGAAGATCTGATGGCAAAGATTAAAATCAGAAAAAAAGGTGAAAAAAAAGCATTTTTAGAAGTTGAAAAAGAAAAAATGCGTATGGCTCCTAATTCGATGATGGAATTACCGATATTTTTAGAGGATCAAAAAGTAACGGCTGGTGAATATGCAGCAGATGTTGAGTTGAAATCTAAAAATGGACAGAGTTGGAAATGGGTCAGAAACTTTGCTCTTTCAAAGCTTGAAGCTGAACGAATAAATAAACAAAAAAGCATACAAGATGAAGTGCCACGCAATCATTGGTGGTTGATACTGGGAATTCTATTCATCTTTTTAGTAGTCGGTGGTCTGTGTTTTCTTTATTTTAAAAAGATAAGTAAATAG